Proteins found in one Paucidesulfovibrio longus DSM 6739 genomic segment:
- a CDS encoding molybdenum cofactor biosynthesis protein MoaE: MNLTEALAELKKEPGFTENVGMILIHNGVVRGWSRKDKNTVTAVEVHPDHVKIKALCAEFEKRPGIWRATAKASEGRLVPGDDLLFIIVAGDVRENVKPALADLLDRIKSEAVRKQEIFA, from the coding sequence ATGAACCTGACCGAAGCCCTTGCCGAGCTGAAAAAAGAGCCCGGATTCACTGAAAACGTCGGCATGATCCTTATCCATAACGGAGTCGTGCGCGGTTGGTCCAGGAAAGACAAGAACACGGTCACAGCCGTGGAGGTCCACCCGGATCATGTAAAAATCAAGGCCCTTTGCGCCGAGTTCGAAAAGCGGCCGGGAATCTGGCGCGCCACAGCCAAGGCCAGCGAGGGCCGGCTCGTCCCCGGCGACGACCTGCTCTTCATCATCGTTGCCGGCGACGTGCGAGAAAACGTGAAACCCGCCCTGGCCGACCTTTTGGACCGAATCAAGTCCGAGGCCGTCCGCAAGCAGGAAATCTTCGCCTAG
- a CDS encoding nitroreductase family protein, whose translation MAKNAEDLILIDRDKCNRDCICELECPFDLIYYGDDGYPRLRRAAKKHCIACGHCVSVCPSQALDLKMLRLENCIPFDKELQPGPEQVAQFLKSRRSVRTFKKKPVSREDLEWMLDVARYAPSAHNAQPVRWVIVNDRKTIDQLTECVVEWMEKMKLFPGVIRAWRDHQDDKVLRHAPHMAVAHAPVDGESPAADCSIACTYLELAGHSKGVGACWAGFLMNAVEYTDQIDKLLNIPQGNRIYGALMLGYTKFRYYMIPDRNPVQVDWID comes from the coding sequence ATGGCAAAAAACGCCGAAGACCTGATCCTGATCGATCGGGATAAATGCAATCGCGACTGCATCTGCGAGCTGGAATGTCCCTTCGACTTGATCTACTACGGGGACGATGGCTACCCGCGTCTGCGCCGCGCCGCCAAAAAGCACTGCATCGCCTGCGGCCACTGCGTCTCGGTCTGCCCTTCCCAGGCCCTCGACCTGAAGATGCTCCGGCTTGAGAACTGCATCCCCTTCGACAAGGAGCTCCAGCCCGGTCCGGAACAGGTAGCCCAGTTCCTCAAGTCGCGCCGCTCCGTCCGCACCTTCAAGAAGAAACCGGTCTCCCGCGAGGATCTCGAATGGATGCTCGACGTGGCCCGCTATGCCCCCTCGGCCCATAATGCCCAGCCGGTTCGGTGGGTCATCGTCAACGACCGCAAAACCATCGACCAGCTCACGGAATGCGTGGTCGAATGGATGGAAAAAATGAAGCTCTTCCCGGGCGTCATCCGGGCCTGGCGCGACCATCAGGACGACAAGGTGCTGCGGCACGCGCCGCACATGGCCGTGGCCCACGCGCCCGTGGACGGGGAAAGCCCCGCCGCGGACTGCTCCATCGCCTGCACCTATCTGGAACTGGCGGGCCATTCCAAGGGCGTGGGGGCCTGCTGGGCCGGATTTCTGATGAACGCCGTGGAATACACGGACCAGATCGACAAGCTGCTGAACATTCCCCAGGGCAACCGCATCTACGGCGCGCTCATGCTCGGCTACACGAAATTCCGATATTATATGATCCCGGACCGCAATCCCGTCCAGGTGGACTGGATCGACTGA
- the mutY gene encoding A/G-specific adenine glycosylase, with translation MSCNEFSFPEMDGRLFAEQLCAWFEQRGRDLPWRRSYAPYEVWISEIMAQQTQMGRVVEYFQRWMKRFPDVESLAAAGEDEVLRLWEGLGYYSRARNLRKAAQHMLKEGGFPSSHERVLSLPGVGPYTAGAIMSVAFNAPYPAVDANVERVFARIYDLDKPVKLSANQAFIEDRAQALIPEGKARVFNQALMELGALICTPKGPKCPECPVLEHCRSRALGLESERPVPGRRQETVHVTVATGALVHKGRVYIQKRKPDDVWPGLWEFPGGGIESGETPEEAVVREYAEETDLEVVPVHSSGVVRYSYTKFRVTLHCFYLRHAGRAKTPACHEAVEGMYVLPERLQDFAFPAGHRKFIRMLSADPVFFGLLSS, from the coding sequence ATGTCCTGCAACGAATTCTCTTTTCCGGAAATGGACGGACGGCTTTTTGCCGAGCAGCTTTGCGCCTGGTTCGAGCAACGCGGCCGGGATCTGCCCTGGCGTCGCAGCTATGCCCCCTACGAGGTCTGGATTTCCGAGATCATGGCGCAGCAGACCCAGATGGGCCGCGTGGTGGAATATTTCCAGCGTTGGATGAAGCGGTTTCCCGACGTGGAAAGTCTTGCAGCCGCGGGCGAAGACGAGGTGCTGAGGCTCTGGGAAGGGCTGGGGTATTACAGCAGGGCGCGCAATCTCCGCAAGGCCGCGCAGCACATGCTCAAGGAGGGCGGCTTTCCCTCTTCGCACGAGCGGGTGCTGTCCCTGCCCGGTGTCGGGCCCTACACGGCGGGCGCGATCATGAGCGTGGCCTTCAACGCACCTTACCCCGCTGTCGACGCCAATGTGGAGCGCGTATTCGCCCGGATCTACGACCTGGACAAACCCGTGAAGCTTTCCGCCAACCAGGCCTTTATCGAGGACAGGGCTCAGGCCTTGATCCCGGAGGGAAAAGCGCGCGTCTTCAATCAGGCGCTCATGGAACTGGGGGCGCTGATCTGCACGCCCAAGGGGCCGAAATGCCCGGAATGCCCGGTGCTGGAACATTGCCGAAGCCGCGCCCTGGGGCTTGAATCCGAGCGGCCCGTGCCGGGCAGGCGCCAGGAAACCGTGCACGTCACGGTGGCCACCGGAGCCTTGGTTCACAAGGGCCGCGTCTACATTCAGAAACGAAAGCCGGACGACGTTTGGCCGGGACTCTGGGAGTTTCCCGGCGGGGGCATCGAGAGCGGCGAGACTCCGGAAGAGGCGGTCGTGCGCGAATATGCCGAGGAAACGGATCTGGAGGTGGTTCCCGTGCATTCGTCCGGAGTGGTCAGATACAGCTACACCAAGTTCCGGGTGACCCTGCATTGCTTTTATCTTCGCCATGCCGGACGCGCCAAGACTCCCGCCTGCCACGAGGCCGTGGAGGGGATGTACGTGCTTCCCGAACGGCTTCAGGACTTCGCCTTCCCTGCGGGCCATCGTAAATTCATACGAATGTTGAGCGCTGATCCCGTCTTTTTTGGTCTTCTTTCTTCTTGA
- a CDS encoding glycosyltransferase family 4 protein gives MNIIQVANVRWFNATAWYALYLSKLLQDDGHRVLVLTQQDTPTHAKALEMGLTAVPVDLNTNNPFRLAGSCVDLVRLVRSFKPDIVNCHRGEGFFLWGLLLKLGMPFKLVRTRGDQRLPRSDFFNRWLHRGVASSVVVTNKRMATHFLETMRTPEAQVWCIHGGVDTDVFRFDPEGRERVRREFGFGPDDFVIGLLGRFDEVKGQRELARCVARLRREHGHRHVRLFFIGFETSTRLTEIRQWIAQEGIEEITAISGKREDVAACISALDLGVVASLWSEAIARAALEIMACNRPLVSSDVNVMPDLVPKQGLFPAGDEAAMTGVLARAVEAPAFREELVLAQSKTMSQLTGRDFLNRTLNLYAGLLDSPSKT, from the coding sequence ATGAACATCATTCAGGTCGCCAACGTCCGCTGGTTCAACGCCACCGCCTGGTACGCCCTCTATCTCAGCAAACTGCTGCAGGACGACGGACACCGGGTGCTCGTGCTCACGCAACAAGACACGCCCACCCACGCGAAGGCCCTGGAAATGGGCCTGACAGCGGTTCCCGTGGACCTGAACACCAACAACCCCTTCCGTCTCGCCGGGAGCTGCGTGGACCTCGTGCGGCTCGTGCGCTCCTTCAAGCCGGACATCGTCAATTGTCACCGGGGCGAAGGATTCTTCCTTTGGGGGCTATTGCTCAAGCTGGGCATGCCCTTCAAGCTCGTGCGCACGCGCGGCGACCAGCGCCTGCCCCGCAGCGACTTTTTCAACCGTTGGCTGCACCGCGGCGTGGCCTCTTCCGTGGTTGTGACCAACAAGCGCATGGCCACGCACTTCCTGGAAACGATGCGCACGCCGGAGGCCCAGGTCTGGTGCATTCACGGCGGCGTGGACACGGACGTGTTCCGCTTCGACCCGGAAGGCAGGGAGCGCGTCCGGCGCGAGTTCGGCTTCGGTCCGGATGATTTCGTCATCGGCCTTCTGGGCCGGTTCGACGAAGTCAAGGGACAACGGGAGCTGGCACGCTGCGTTGCCCGCCTGCGGCGCGAGCACGGCCACAGGCATGTGCGCCTGTTCTTCATCGGTTTTGAAACCTCGACCCGCCTGACCGAAATCCGGCAATGGATCGCGCAGGAGGGAATCGAGGAAATCACCGCCATCAGCGGGAAGCGGGAAGATGTGGCGGCATGCATATCCGCCCTCGACCTCGGCGTGGTGGCTTCGCTCTGGTCCGAGGCCATCGCCCGCGCAGCGCTGGAAATCATGGCCTGCAACAGACCGCTGGTGTCCTCGGACGTCAACGTCATGCCCGACCTCGTTCCGAAGCAGGGTCTCTTTCCCGCCGGAGACGAAGCGGCCATGACCGGCGTGCTGGCCCGCGCCGTCGAAGCCCCCGCCTTCCGGGAAGAATTGGTCCTCGCCCAGAGCAAGACCATGTCCCAACTCACAGGCCGCGATTTCCTCAACCGGACCCTGAACCTGTACGCCGGTCTGCTGGACTCCCCCTCGAAGACCTGA
- a CDS encoding metal-dependent hydrolase: MDPVTHLSAGAVIFQAVRDRLPRARLLLALCLLLAVLPDVDILFFPSDPSFYLLHHRGLTHSVFFVALASPLFAWLYARPAGRPGFGILAGLCAALLSTHIYQDLATSYGTQIFAPLSHARLSFDAIFIIDPIYTGLTIAAILIAAFWKSRRRTIALVALAWIFIYPLACAGLRVVAETRYVDALAKSDAPYECLSVTTDVLSPLYWKAILVSDGRYALESIDMLSDANADPDFAYLRPTRELIERLRKADPFLDTYFWFTAFPYYIEEPGEHGERNLVFGDLRFQSPGPLMRKLFENGRTPFALTVRLDSSGQIKEFVFHRGGKTFARSFME; this comes from the coding sequence ATGGATCCCGTAACCCATCTTTCCGCCGGAGCCGTCATCTTTCAGGCCGTACGCGACCGCCTTCCCCGGGCGCGTCTGCTTCTGGCGCTCTGCCTGCTCCTCGCGGTTCTGCCTGACGTGGACATTCTCTTCTTTCCCTCGGACCCGTCCTTTTATCTGCTGCACCACCGGGGGCTCACCCATTCCGTATTCTTCGTGGCCCTGGCCTCGCCGCTTTTCGCATGGCTGTATGCGCGTCCCGCAGGACGGCCAGGCTTCGGCATCCTGGCCGGGCTCTGCGCAGCCCTGCTCTCGACGCACATCTATCAGGATCTGGCCACCAGCTACGGCACGCAGATTTTCGCTCCCCTTTCCCACGCCCGGCTTTCCTTTGACGCCATATTCATCATCGACCCCATCTACACCGGCCTGACCATCGCCGCGATTCTCATCGCCGCATTCTGGAAAAGCCGCAGGCGAACCATCGCCCTGGTCGCCTTGGCCTGGATATTCATCTATCCACTGGCCTGCGCCGGGCTGCGCGTCGTGGCCGAAACCCGCTACGTGGACGCCCTGGCCAAAAGCGACGCTCCGTACGAATGCCTCAGCGTCACAACGGACGTGCTTTCCCCGCTCTACTGGAAGGCGATTCTCGTCAGCGACGGACGATACGCCCTGGAAAGCATCGACATGCTCTCCGACGCCAACGCCGATCCGGATTTCGCCTACCTGCGCCCCACCCGCGAACTGATCGAACGGCTGCGCAAGGCGGACCCCTTCCTCGACACCTATTTCTGGTTTACCGCCTTCCCATATTATATAGAGGAACCCGGCGAGCACGGAGAGCGCAATCTCGTTTTCGGCGACCTGCGCTTCCAGTCGCCCGGACCGCTGATGCGCAAGCTCTTCGAAAACGGACGCACTCCCTTCGCCCTGACCGTCCGGCTGGACTCTTCCGGCCAGATCAAGGAATTCGTCTTCCACAGAGGCGGCAAGACGTTCGCGCGTTCCTTCATGGAATAG
- the gpmA gene encoding 2,3-diphosphoglycerate-dependent phosphoglycerate mutase, whose translation MHSLVLIRHGQSAWNLENRFTGWTDVDLTEQGRSEARSGALNLRDEGLDFDICHTSVLKRAIRTLWIVQEEMDRLWLPVRKTWRLNERHYGALQGLNKAETAAKYGDDQVFTWRRSFDVPPPALDASDDRWPGNDPRYADIPRNELPLGESLEMTIARTMPYWFEEIVPDIRAGKRVLVVAHGNSLRGLVKYLDGLDNAAITKVNIPTGVPLLYELDDELRAVSRRYLGDPDEVAAAQASVAAQGKART comes from the coding sequence ATGCACAGTCTCGTATTGATCCGTCATGGCCAGAGCGCCTGGAATCTCGAAAACCGCTTCACGGGCTGGACCGACGTCGACCTCACGGAGCAGGGACGAAGCGAGGCGCGTTCCGGAGCGCTCAACCTTCGGGACGAAGGCCTTGATTTCGACATCTGCCATACCTCGGTGCTGAAACGGGCCATCCGGACCCTTTGGATCGTCCAGGAGGAAATGGACAGGCTCTGGCTCCCCGTGCGCAAGACCTGGCGACTGAACGAGCGGCACTACGGTGCGCTCCAGGGCTTGAACAAGGCGGAAACCGCAGCCAAGTACGGGGACGATCAGGTCTTCACCTGGCGGCGCAGTTTCGACGTGCCGCCGCCGGCCCTGGACGCTTCGGACGACCGCTGGCCCGGAAACGATCCCCGCTATGCCGACATTCCCCGCAACGAGTTGCCCCTGGGCGAAAGCCTGGAGATGACCATCGCCCGGACCATGCCCTATTGGTTCGAGGAGATCGTGCCGGACATCCGCGCCGGGAAACGGGTTCTCGTGGTCGCGCACGGCAATTCGCTTCGCGGGCTCGTCAAATATCTCGACGGCCTGGACAATGCGGCCATCACCAAGGTGAACATCCCGACGGGCGTTCCGCTGCTCTATGAGCTGGACGACGAATTGCGCGCGGTTTCCCGTCGCTACCTGGGCGATCCGGACGAGGTGGCTGCGGCGCAGGCTTCCGTGGCGGCCCAGGGAAAGGCCCGGACATAG
- a CDS encoding tetratricopeptide repeat protein has translation MSSISSLLQALPKVSQSRMIGSGYGVWLVWGGTLNTAVPHTLKDYGAIPMVQTDSQALWLAPTPEIFRALARLQIWARLNPMPLFCQVVPITVLVGYDLTLSMALPSELGKQVVDPPKEFEVWVHPKLGEALQHISGLSMQQKGAMAGLANVEWRLFDADEGLDYETFLNWFFVIKPVGRMGEKDSIMGWRAWADEVKKLFGRLSIKYLVGTREEVLIFSLKGLRSMRTFIAELLKLIAETKNQPERSYWPCVMAAVGQKGKQFTEEITHKFNLDWNKLTPDLPHLSYRDAFMLGEGFKVNEARYGGDESLESWCNVSLAADAGERSKSAAEIILPRKLMISRHDSECFYCGLRSHQSGECPSRWLTESKPGVWNALARIDIKEFPKGMRKLDEALDEKDTLGSLTELLGSEKKIENLMAAAMFEINSAAQFRILERIWRSRGKEWPSGLKQLVPEEGQFVNEAMEAFKARDYERTAGLLKQLRMKYVRSYIPSSLQGFLAMEEGDQHQARFYWQEAERLSYTPLQQGYFLFLQARSLEVEGEYKEAATLYRRAYMASPKWLDTLYRGGVCMVKLGFTGQAIDMFNDLWQQNPHFFNQALIDPELDRGRAHVLSAMWDRWAAAESQVESERERVEKLDAEIEQRFSEDHEFYEPAKKTLENMKALAKLNNFVAFLELINELALFDAKLSRQVEQDIKRMQSKVEYLVERLKDVQQEASWFPFPKLLREFNRDFNYCVEKINWVNHQHIKAADNFRQAAKYLSEVEERLTNLQSRLVTLRIIRDSTLFILMLGRSFVWFEVIGLGLGLIGLPLAIYFTRTVQHVWIVDVIRDQQWEFQKGLILILSVLALVVSLLKTAIGFERRKKELFERPEEEDAKSRKGRSGSRKAKNAASPKAKRQVQK, from the coding sequence ATGAGCAGCATTTCTTCTCTTTTGCAAGCCCTTCCAAAGGTCTCCCAGTCGAGGATGATCGGTTCGGGCTATGGCGTCTGGCTCGTCTGGGGGGGGACGCTGAATACGGCTGTTCCGCACACCCTCAAGGATTACGGCGCGATACCGATGGTCCAAACGGACAGCCAGGCGCTCTGGTTGGCTCCCACTCCTGAAATCTTCCGTGCCCTGGCCCGCCTTCAGATTTGGGCCCGCCTCAACCCCATGCCCCTGTTTTGCCAGGTGGTCCCGATCACCGTCCTGGTCGGCTACGACCTGACGCTCTCCATGGCCTTGCCGTCCGAGCTGGGCAAGCAGGTCGTCGACCCGCCCAAGGAGTTCGAAGTCTGGGTGCACCCCAAGCTGGGCGAAGCCCTGCAGCACATCTCCGGCCTGAGCATGCAGCAGAAAGGCGCCATGGCCGGTCTGGCCAACGTGGAATGGCGTCTCTTCGATGCGGACGAGGGGCTGGATTACGAAACTTTCCTGAACTGGTTCTTCGTCATCAAGCCTGTGGGCCGCATGGGCGAAAAGGACAGCATCATGGGCTGGCGGGCCTGGGCCGACGAGGTCAAGAAGCTCTTCGGCAGGCTGAGCATCAAGTATCTCGTGGGAACCCGCGAGGAAGTATTGATTTTTTCGCTCAAGGGTCTGCGCTCCATGCGGACCTTCATCGCCGAGCTGCTCAAGCTCATCGCCGAAACCAAGAACCAGCCGGAGCGTTCGTATTGGCCCTGCGTCATGGCGGCCGTCGGCCAAAAGGGCAAGCAGTTCACCGAGGAAATCACGCATAAGTTCAATCTCGACTGGAACAAGCTGACTCCTGATCTGCCGCACCTGAGCTACCGCGACGCCTTCATGCTCGGAGAGGGCTTCAAGGTCAACGAAGCCCGCTACGGGGGCGACGAATCCCTGGAATCCTGGTGCAACGTCAGTCTTGCGGCCGACGCCGGAGAGCGTTCCAAGAGCGCCGCGGAGATCATCCTGCCGCGCAAGCTGATGATTTCCCGACACGATTCGGAGTGCTTCTATTGCGGCCTGCGCAGCCATCAGTCCGGCGAGTGCCCTTCCCGCTGGTTGACGGAGTCCAAGCCCGGCGTCTGGAACGCCCTGGCCCGCATCGACATCAAGGAATTTCCCAAGGGCATGCGCAAGCTGGACGAAGCCCTGGACGAGAAGGACACCCTGGGAAGCCTCACGGAGCTGCTCGGCTCGGAAAAGAAGATCGAAAATCTCATGGCCGCGGCCATGTTCGAGATCAACAGCGCCGCGCAGTTCCGCATTCTGGAACGGATCTGGCGCAGCCGAGGCAAGGAGTGGCCCTCAGGACTCAAGCAGCTCGTGCCCGAGGAGGGCCAGTTCGTCAACGAGGCCATGGAAGCCTTCAAAGCGCGGGATTACGAGCGCACTGCCGGCCTGCTCAAGCAGTTGCGCATGAAATACGTGCGAAGCTACATTCCCTCGTCGCTTCAGGGATTTTTAGCCATGGAGGAAGGCGACCAGCACCAGGCCAGATTCTACTGGCAGGAGGCGGAGCGCCTGAGCTACACGCCGTTGCAGCAGGGGTATTTTCTCTTTCTCCAGGCCCGGAGCCTGGAGGTGGAAGGGGAGTACAAGGAAGCCGCGACCCTCTACAGGCGCGCCTACATGGCTTCCCCGAAATGGCTGGACACGCTCTACCGGGGCGGCGTCTGCATGGTCAAGCTCGGCTTCACCGGGCAGGCCATCGACATGTTCAACGACCTTTGGCAGCAGAATCCGCATTTCTTCAACCAGGCCCTCATCGACCCGGAGCTGGACCGGGGCCGCGCGCACGTGCTTTCCGCCATGTGGGACCGCTGGGCCGCCGCCGAGAGCCAGGTGGAGTCGGAGCGGGAGCGGGTGGAGAAGCTGGATGCGGAGATCGAGCAGCGCTTCAGCGAGGACCACGAGTTCTACGAACCGGCCAAGAAGACGCTGGAGAACATGAAGGCCCTTGCGAAGCTGAACAACTTCGTAGCCTTCCTCGAATTGATCAATGAGCTGGCATTGTTCGACGCCAAGCTTTCGCGCCAGGTGGAGCAGGACATCAAGCGGATGCAGTCCAAGGTCGAATACCTGGTGGAGCGGCTCAAGGACGTGCAGCAGGAAGCATCCTGGTTTCCGTTTCCGAAGCTTCTGCGGGAGTTCAACCGCGATTTCAACTACTGCGTGGAAAAAATCAACTGGGTCAACCATCAGCATATCAAGGCGGCGGACAACTTCCGGCAGGCCGCGAAATATCTTTCCGAGGTGGAAGAACGCCTGACCAATCTGCAAAGCCGCCTCGTGACCTTGCGGATCATCCGCGACTCCACGCTGTTCATCCTCATGCTCGGCCGCAGTTTCGTCTGGTTCGAGGTCATCGGCCTGGGCCTGGGACTGATCGGCCTGCCTCTCGCGATCTACTTCACGAGAACCGTCCAGCACGTCTGGATCGTGGACGTCATCCGCGATCAGCAGTGGGAATTCCAGAAAGGCCTGATTCTGATCTTGAGTGTGCTCGCGCTTGTGGTATCCTTGCTCAAGACCGCCATCGGCTTCGAGCGCAGGAAAAAGGAGCTTTTCGAGCGCCCTGAGGAAGAGGACGCAAAGAGCCGCAAGGGCAGGTCCGGCTCGCGGAAGGCGAAGAACGCCGCTTCGCCCAAGGCGAAACGGCAAGTTCAAAAATAG
- the dksA gene encoding RNA polymerase-binding protein DksA, which yields MEANDIKYFREVLEGLLDDIMQKSQETIEDMTESGEIYADPADRATAESDRAFTLRIRDRERKLVRKIQQALQRIEDGDFGICSECGDEIGTPRLKARPMTTLCIQCKSKQEEDEQVRGD from the coding sequence ATGGAAGCTAACGATATCAAGTATTTCCGCGAAGTGCTCGAAGGCCTGCTCGACGACATCATGCAGAAGAGCCAGGAAACCATCGAGGACATGACGGAGTCCGGCGAAATCTACGCCGACCCTGCGGACCGCGCCACCGCTGAATCGGATCGCGCCTTCACTCTGCGCATCCGCGACCGCGAGCGCAAACTCGTCCGCAAAATCCAGCAGGCCCTGCAGCGCATCGAGGACGGCGATTTCGGCATCTGCTCCGAATGCGGAGACGAGATCGGCACCCCCAGGCTCAAGGCCCGCCCCATGACCACGCTGTGCATCCAGTGCAAAAGCAAACAGGAAGAGGACGAACAGGTCCGGGGCGACTAG
- a CDS encoding VgrG-related protein gives MAEMDYSQLMQVLGTRPAAAVQRPMSAKQAGDLAFHTQMQMALNLFSDGKESQAGQSHLMGGSLMNDALMMDALSTISRLIGENPLERSQPMNVVRAKVPEPQKNALVAGALSAMFESGDKGVEAIGFDRVGGTSYGKFQIASRTGSMHDFLKFLDERAPEWSKRLRAAGPANTGGTRGGMPREWKKIAEESPERFELLQREFIREDHYQPAREKIIAQTGIDVDKLPLAAREVLWSTAVQHGATGAAEIFGQAIAGLHAKPDSGEFVHKLIDEVYDNRKTQFGSSSRRVRASVQSRMDHEKRMALAMLDTGSVNMLA, from the coding sequence ATGGCGGAAATGGACTATTCCCAACTGATGCAGGTTCTCGGAACGAGACCCGCCGCAGCCGTCCAGCGGCCTATGAGCGCGAAGCAGGCCGGGGATCTGGCGTTTCACACCCAGATGCAGATGGCCTTGAACCTTTTCAGCGATGGAAAGGAAAGTCAGGCCGGACAGTCGCATTTGATGGGCGGCTCGTTGATGAACGACGCGTTGATGATGGACGCGCTTTCGACCATATCCCGTTTGATCGGGGAAAACCCGCTGGAGCGCAGCCAGCCCATGAACGTGGTGCGCGCCAAGGTGCCCGAACCGCAAAAGAACGCTTTGGTGGCCGGAGCGCTTTCAGCCATGTTCGAATCCGGGGACAAGGGCGTGGAGGCCATCGGTTTCGACCGTGTGGGCGGAACGTCCTACGGTAAGTTCCAGATAGCCTCGCGCACGGGATCCATGCATGACTTCCTGAAGTTCCTCGACGAGCGGGCGCCGGAATGGTCCAAGCGGCTGCGCGCCGCAGGGCCTGCCAACACCGGAGGCACGCGCGGGGGAATGCCCCGCGAATGGAAGAAGATCGCCGAGGAGTCGCCGGAACGATTCGAGCTGTTGCAGCGCGAGTTCATTCGGGAGGATCATTACCAGCCTGCGCGGGAAAAGATCATCGCCCAGACCGGAATCGATGTGGACAAGCTGCCGCTGGCGGCGCGCGAGGTGCTCTGGAGCACGGCCGTGCAGCACGGCGCCACGGGAGCTGCGGAAATCTTCGGGCAGGCCATTGCCGGGCTGCACGCCAAGCCGGATAGCGGCGAGTTCGTGCACAAGCTCATCGACGAGGTCTACGACAACCGCAAGACCCAGTTCGGCTCTTCAAGCCGTCGGGTGCGCGCGAGCGTGCAGAGCCGCATGGATCATGAAAAGCGCATGGCTCTGGCCATGCTCGACACCGGAAGCGTGAACATGCTGGCCTGA
- a CDS encoding NFACT RNA binding domain-containing protein, giving the protein MEANFFRHLAAEAGILLAGRRIEKIYAPADNVWTLRLDGKDAARYLLFRPAKIAGLLFFSAQKPANPFTAPARVMWLRKRLGGRRIIGCRADWPSLRLALELAPTTRENPGRCLILDLREGLRVCDEPDTDFGAEPEWPGPDEVMANKDIWREYPQISPPLRKRLASLDPDDARDLYLQVIRGDRPSRFHAPEEEEGPGMPLVWPSPGRNLSFDTALEAAEAWGARTLFPDLEDQAERPEFVRLKRQRKKIAKALERLDQEKARLDGLIALREQGEALKANLYTLTGYDGEQNRIPERITLEHPVLGPLEIELDPQISPAANMERLFRLADKGRRGYVHLARRRNELGKELARLDAGGAPAPGQAPRRHGGTEGADAPAPLPKRWQGLAVSLFTTEDGFAVARGKNKKANHEMLSRAASPFDYWFHAQDGPSSHVILKRDHPAQEVPERSLLQAAELCALKSSFKGDGRVEVMYALVKDIRKIKGLDHGSVAVDQVQGTLAVRPDPELEQKLARKA; this is encoded by the coding sequence ATGGAGGCGAACTTCTTCCGCCATCTGGCCGCCGAGGCCGGAATCCTGCTTGCGGGGCGGCGCATCGAAAAAATATACGCCCCCGCCGACAACGTCTGGACGCTTCGCCTGGACGGAAAGGATGCGGCTCGATATCTGCTTTTCCGGCCCGCGAAAATCGCGGGCCTTCTCTTTTTCTCGGCGCAGAAGCCGGCCAATCCCTTTACCGCGCCCGCACGCGTCATGTGGCTTCGCAAGCGCCTCGGCGGACGCCGGATCATCGGCTGCCGCGCGGACTGGCCCTCGCTGCGTCTCGCGCTGGAACTGGCCCCGACCACGCGGGAAAACCCGGGGCGATGCCTGATCCTCGATCTGCGCGAAGGGCTGCGGGTCTGCGACGAGCCGGACACGGACTTCGGCGCGGAACCGGAATGGCCCGGACCGGACGAAGTCATGGCGAACAAGGACATTTGGCGGGAGTATCCCCAGATTTCGCCGCCGCTGCGCAAGCGGCTCGCCAGCCTTGACCCCGACGACGCCCGCGACCTCTATCTCCAGGTGATCCGCGGCGACCGCCCTTCCCGCTTCCATGCGCCGGAAGAGGAGGAAGGGCCGGGCATGCCCTTGGTCTGGCCGTCCCCTGGCCGCAACCTTTCCTTCGACACCGCCCTGGAAGCCGCCGAAGCCTGGGGGGCGCGCACCCTCTTTCCCGACCTCGAAGACCAGGCCGAACGCCCGGAATTCGTTCGGCTGAAACGCCAACGCAAAAAAATCGCCAAGGCTCTGGAAAGACTCGACCAGGAAAAAGCCCGGCTCGACGGGCTGATCGCCCTGCGCGAGCAAGGCGAAGCCCTCAAGGCCAACCTCTATACGCTGACCGGATATGACGGAGAGCAAAACCGGATTCCGGAACGCATCACCTTGGAACACCCGGTACTCGGCCCTCTGGAAATCGAGCTTGACCCGCAAATTTCCCCTGCGGCAAACATGGAACGACTCTTCCGCCTCGCGGACAAGGGCAGACGAGGGTATGTCCATCTCGCCCGCCGCCGCAACGAACTCGGCAAGGAGCTGGCCCGGCTGGACGCAGGCGGCGCTCCGGCTCCCGGCCAGGCTCCAAGGCGGCACGGCGGCACGGAAGGGGCAGACGCGCCCGCCCCGCTTCCCAAACGCTGGCAGGGGCTCGCCGTGAGCCTCTTCACGACCGAGGACGGATTCGCCGTTGCACGCGGCAAGAACAAGAAGGCCAACCACGAGATGCTCTCGCGGGCGGCGAGTCCCTTCGACTACTGGTTCCATGCCCAGGACGGCCCCAGCTCGCATGTGATTCTCAAACGCGACCACCCGGCCCAGGAAGTCCCGGAACGCTCCCTGCTCCAAGCCGCGGAACTCTGCGCTCTGAAGAGTTCGTTCAAAGGCGACGGGAGAGTGGAAGTCATGTACGCGCTCGTCAAGGACATCCGCAAGATCAAGGGACTGGACCACGGTTCCGTGGCCGTGGATCAGGTCCAGGGCACGCTGGCGGTGCGGCCCGACCCGGAACTGGAGCAGAAGCTCGCCCGCAAAGCCTGA